The Gemmatimonadota bacterium DH-78 region TTGCCCGCTCCACGCTCCAGCGCCGAGACGCTCACATGAGCCGAGACCTCTGCGCCCTCTCGGGTCAGGTACCGCTTCTCCTGGACGAAGCTGTCTCGCTCCCCCCGCATGAGCCCTCCGAAGAGACGCCGACTCTCCTCCCGATCCGAGGGGTGGGTCAGGACGATGTAGTCCAGCGCGCGCAGTTCCTCCAGCTCGTATCCGACCATGCGGCAGAAGGCTGGATTCGCGTACTCCAACCGGCCGTCCGGGTCGGCGAGGACGATCCCGGCAGCCGCGCTCTCGAAGGCCAGGCGCAGGTCGGAGCGGGCCCGGTCGGCCTCCGCGGTGCGCTCGTCCAACTGTTGCATCAGTCGGCTTCGTTCGCAGGCATGCCGCAGAGTACGGATGATCAGGCGTTCGGACAGACCTTCCTTTGCGAGGTAGTCCTGCGCCCCGCGGGCCACGGCGAGCCGTGCCAGATCCCCGTTCTCCTCCTCGAGGAGCACGACGATGGGAAGTGCCGGATGGAGCTCGCGAAATCGCGAGAGAGTGTCGATGCCCGGCGAATCAGCCACACCGAGATCGAGGAGCGCCACATCGAACTCGGACCGACGCGCCGCCTCGATACCGTCCTCGAGCGTCGAGGTCCTGACGATCGATGCGACCTCTTCGGAGACGATCCGGGCGCGATCATCGTCGCCATCGATGTGGAGGATTCGCATCAGACCCTCCGATGAAGCCCCGGCGGACCCAGCGCCCGGATGCGTCTCACCCAACCGGGGAACGCGCACATCCCGAACACCGCCGACAGGTGAATCCGCGCAGGATACGACTCGGAGGGGAACTCGGACATTCGATCAGACCTCACCAGATAGGCGCGAGTGGCCACTGAACATGGGCTGCCCCCCGGTCGCTTCGCCACCTGGCCCCATCCGGTGCCGCGGTCTCGGTCCGTGCCCGTCTCGTCGCTGGCGCCCCCCGCACGCCGCGGTCACATTGGCTCGGCCCGAGTCCGCGGCCCCCGCGATCCAGAACGGAGTCCCCCATGCGTGTCGTCCATCGGAGCCCCTCCCTCGTCGCCCTCGCCCAGATCGGCGCGATGCTCGCCCTGCCCGCGATCGCGTCGGGGCAGTCGTGGAATCCGTTGAAGCGCGGCAGCGACAATCTCGAGGTGGTCGGTCACCTGCCGGTGGGGTCGCGACTCACGGTCACGGACATGGATATCGAGCAGGAACTCGACCGCCCGTACGCCTACGTGAGCCGGGCAAACATCGTGGGCGGGGGCGGGCGCGGCGTCGACATCGTCGATCTGAGCGAGCCGTCCGACCCCGAGGTGATCTACAGCTGGCGGATCGAGAACGACGATCTGCACCAGGGCCCCGGCGCCATGGACGTCAAGCACTTCAAGTGGGGCGATCGCTACTACGTGGCGCAGTCGCTGCAATTCCGACAGGGCGGGCCCGACGCCGACGTGGGCGCCGTGATTCTCGACGTGACCGGACTGCCCGACGCCTCGACCGTGCGGGAGGTGGGCCGCATTCGCGACAGCGACCACCTGGGCGGCTTCCACAACATCTTCATCTACAAGCACAGCGACGGGCGCGTGCTTCTGTTCACCACCGTCTCGGGGCCGTACGCCCAGGTGTACGACCTCGGCCGGTTCGTGGACGGCGATCCCGAGGGTGCGCTCGTGGGGCGCGTACCGGTGCCCGTCGGGGACTCCGGGTCGGGCGGGTACCACGACATGTATGTCGGCTACCATCCCGACACCGGCAGCGACCGCTTCTACGGAGGGGGCACCGGCGGGTACTACGTGTACGACGTGACCGACGTCGGCGACCCCTCGCTGGTGATGTCGATGACGGGGGTGTCGGGGGTGCGGTACGGGCACACCGTCACTCCCTCGCCCGACGGCCGCTACGTGGTGGCCGAAACGGAGTACCGCCACGCGCCCCTGCGCATCTTCGACCTGGAACCGGCCTTCGAGTCGGGCGCTCAGAACGTGCGTCAGCCGATCTCGGCATGGACCGCCGACTGGCAGCACCTCGTGCACAACCACGAGGTGCGCTGGCCCTACGTGTTCGTGTCGGGCTACGTGGACGGGCTGCAGATCTTCAACCTGCAGGATCCCTCGAACCCTATCACCGTCGGCTTCTACGACACGTATCTGGGACCCCTCAACGACGACTTCAACCCGATCTTCAACGGCACCTTCGGCGTGGACGTGCGCAACGAAGACGGGCTGATCGTGGTGTCCGACTCGTCGAGCGGCCTCTGGGTGTTCAGAATGGACGGGTTCAACGGCTGGAGCGGCAGCCAGTGGGGCATGCCCGACGTGTCGAGCGTGCAGGACTGGGACCAGGGGCCGCGGGCACCGCGGCTGATCGGGGAGTAGCGCGCAGCCCGTGAACCTCTCCGCCCTTCGCGCCGACACCCCCGGCGCCGCCGAGCGCGTACATCTCAACAACGCGGGCGCTGCGCTCATGCCCACGCCGGTGGTTCGGGCGGTGGTCGACCACGTCGAGCTCGAAGCGCGCATCGGCGGATACGAGGCCGCCGACGAGGTCGCCCCGGGCATCGAACGGGCCTACGCCGACGTCGCGGCCCTCCTGGGCACCACCCCCGACCGCGTGGCCTTCATGGAGCACGCCACGGCCGGCTTCGTCGCCGCCCTGTCGGCGATTCCATTTCGGCCCGGCGACGTGATCGCCACCACCCGGCACGACTACGTATCGAACCAGATCCAGTACCTGTCGCTGGCCGAGCGCTTCGGGGTGGAGGTGGTGCGGGTGCCCGACGCGCCCGAGGGTGGCGTGGACCTCGGCGCCATGGAGGCGACCATCCACCGGCGGCGGCCCAAGCTCGTGGCGGTGACCCACATTCCCACCAACTCCGGGCTGGTGCAGGATGTGGCGTCGATCGGCGCCATGTGCCGGGCGCGCGATGTACCCTTTCTCGTCGACGCCTGCCAGTCGGTGGGTCAGATGCCGTTGGACGTCGAGGCGATCGGGTGCGACTTCCTGAGCGCCACCGCGCGCAAGTTTCTCCGCGGCCCTCGGGGCGCCGGGTTCCTCTACGTGTCCGACCGAACGCTGGACCGGGGACTCGAGCCCCTCTTCCCCGACCTCCGGGGCGCCGACATGGTGGCGGGCAACATCTATCAACCGGCGCCCGACGCGCGACGCTTCGAGAGCTGGGAGTTTCAGTGGGGACTGGTGCTCGGTACGGGTGCCGCCGGGCGCTACGCGATGGACGTCGGCCTCGAGGGCATCCGCGACCGCGCTCGAGAGCTGGCCGGCCGGCTGCGCGCGTCGCTGGCCGAGCTGCCCGGAGTGAGCGTGCTCGATCGCGGGTCGGAGCTCGGGGCGATCGTTACCGCCAGCGTCTCGGGCCACGATCCGGCCGCGCTGGTGCGGGAGCTGAGGCGGCGGGGCGTGAACACCTCGTCGCAGACGCGGCTCGACGCCGTGCTCGACTACGACGAGAAGGGCGTGGCGGGGGCGCTGCGCGTCTCGCCCCACTACTACAACACGGTGGACGAGGTGGAGACGTTCCTGGGGCACCTGGCGGAGATCACGTCTCCGCGCTGAGCCTCAGCGGGCCACCAGCTCGGCGGTGAGATAGGCCGTCCGCACGTGACAACGGTCCTCGATCACCCGAACCCGGTCGCGTACCCAGGGCTCGTACCGGGGGTGGGCGACGACCACCGTGTACTCGCCCTCGCGGTCGCCCGCTCCCGAGTACACTCCGCTGCTGGTTTCAAAGAGAGTCTCCTCGAAGTCGCCGTCCCGAACGACCACGGTCACGCTGTCGACCACGGCCAGGCCTGTGGCCGCGTCCACGACGGACACTTCCACCGCAGGCTCCGGCGCCTGCGTACACCCTCCGGTATCACAGGCCGACAGCAGCACGGTCATCGCGGCCGCCACGGCCATCCGAGTCCCCGACGTCATCGCGTCACCGCACCAGGTCGTACACGGCCACCGTCTCCCGCCCGGAGTCGTCGCGCAGGAGCCCGATCAGGTGGTCGTGCCCGACTTCGAGCGGGAAGACACCGTCCGGGGTGCGCACCTCGGCGATCGGCTCGCCCGAGGCGTCGAGCACTCGCCATCGGGCGCCACCGGGCTCGATGGTCGGTTCGGGACGGTAGCTCAACCGACGGGATCGCACCGGCTCGAGCGAGCGCGGATAGGCCATCACCCAGAGCTCGCCGGTGCGGCCCATCAGCAGCCGACCGAGTCGCGGATAGTGATCGGGATACAGGTAGGCGTTGCTCCGCTCCATCGCGCCGCCCCGGTCGAACTCCCGGTACTCCCGTTGCCGGGCTTCGGCCGGCACGGGCTCGAGCTCGAAGGGGGTGGACCAGACGGCCAGCGTGTCCCCGTCGAAACTCAGGCGCACGATCTCCGGGGACCCCGTGTCGGACACGAAGACCGACGAGGAGTCCCAGGTGAACTGAAGCGTGGCCCCGAACACCCGCTCGAAGGGCGTGTGCCACTCGCTGCCCGGAACGATGCCCAGAGTGTCGAAGCGCGCCGTTGCGAGATCGGTGCGCGACAGAAGCACCGACTCGCGCCAGAGCGCGGCGCGGGGTGGGCTGCATCGAGCATACGAGGGCGATTCACCGTGCACGCGGAGCAGCGACCCGTCGGCGAGGGCATGCCATGCGTTGCCGCTGCCTCGACAGTGGAGGTCGGGACGGCTCGTGCCCGGAGCGACCCGTACGCTGCGGGCGAGGCTGCCGTCGGGCCCCCACCAGGCGTGGCGGTCGGAGACGTAGGAGGCGAGCACCGTATCGCCCGGGAGCGCGACGATGCCATCGAGGCGCCACACCGCCTCGGGAGCGCCCCCATGCGTCGACGCCACCACGGCCGCCCCCCACTCCGGCGGCGAGGAGCGAAGATGCTCGCCCTCCGGCGAATAGTAGCGCAGCTCGGCCGTGCGGCCGTCGGCCACCACCAGTCGCCCGTCGGAGAGCAGCGCCGCCCCGTTGACCTGAGCGAGACGATACCCGTCGCGCGCGTCCGCGCCACCGATGGCGAAGCGCGGCTCGGAGGGCACGGTCCAGGTGTCCAGCGCATCCTGGGCCGAGGCGGGGGTGGCGGCGCTCACGGCGCAGACGGCGAGCGATGCTGCGATGATGCGTGCGTTCATGGCGACTCTTCCCCGGAGTGGCGGGCTCGGCTCGATCTCGGACGGGTGTAGATCCTACCGCGCATGCATCGTATGAGATCCGTGCGTCTCGGGGCGCTTCATCGCCTCTGCCACCGGGCCGATACTCGCGCGGGCTCCCATGCCCGTTACCCCCTCCCTCCCGAGCGCATGAGCGACTGGGCCCGGACCCGACGCCTTTCCTGTCGGGTCGTCCTCTCCAGCGACGAGCCCCTGACGGGCGACCTCCACCTGCAGCCTCTGGGCTCTCCCGAGCATCCCGTGGAGACGCCCCTGGAAATGCTGAACCGTCCGGAGCGCTTCTTCGCCCTGGCGGTGGACGACGACGTCCGGCTCATCTCCAAGGACGCCGTTCGCGCCGTTGCGGTGGAGCGCGACCAGATGGAGTCCCACCCTCTGGCCCGCCGGGTCGAGGTGCAGCTGCGCACCGACGACGGGGCGGACTACCGGGGGACGGTGGAGATCGAACTCGCCCCTCCGTCCAACCGACTGCTGGACTTCCTGAACCAGCCGGAACCGTTCCTCGCGCTTCTCGCCGACGATCAGTCCTGGTGCCTCAACCGGCACCGGTTGCTCTGGGTCCGCCCCCTCTAGACTCGCCGCCCCATGCCCCGACTCGACGCATTCATCGAACGGCTTCACCAGCGGCGCGCCGATTCACTCCAGGCCGTGCCGGGCCGTCCCCTCACCCTGGTGCGCGGCAGTCAGGTGGGGAACCTGACCGCCAAGCCTCTGGGGCCGCCCCAGATCCGCGCCCTTCTCGCCGAGGTCGTCGATCCTTCGGTGGCCGATCGCCTCGTCCGGGAGTCGCGCCTCGACTTCCCCTATCGGGCCCCCACGGGACCGGTGCGGATCGAGTGGTCCAACGACGGGGAGCAACCGTCGTTCACGGTGGTCCCCGACGAAGACTCCGCCGGGGGCATGTCGTCCGAAGCCGAGGCGTCGACCCGCTCCGACGCCCCGCCGTCGTCATCCACCGCAGCCTCCGCCGCGCCCGAAATCGACCCCGAGGCCCGTCGGGCCCTGGACGATCTGCTCCGGGCCATGGTGGACGCCGGGGCCTCGGATCTGCACCTGCGGGTGGGCGAACCCCCGATCCTGCGAAAGGATGGATCGCTGGAGCGCATGGACCGG contains the following coding sequences:
- a CDS encoding aminotransferase class V-fold PLP-dependent enzyme; translated protein: MNLSALRADTPGAAERVHLNNAGAALMPTPVVRAVVDHVELEARIGGYEAADEVAPGIERAYADVAALLGTTPDRVAFMEHATAGFVAALSAIPFRPGDVIATTRHDYVSNQIQYLSLAERFGVEVVRVPDAPEGGVDLGAMEATIHRRRPKLVAVTHIPTNSGLVQDVASIGAMCRARDVPFLVDACQSVGQMPLDVEAIGCDFLSATARKFLRGPRGAGFLYVSDRTLDRGLEPLFPDLRGADMVAGNIYQPAPDARRFESWEFQWGLVLGTGAAGRYAMDVGLEGIRDRARELAGRLRASLAELPGVSVLDRGSELGAIVTASVSGHDPAALVRELRRRGVNTSSQTRLDAVLDYDEKGVAGALRVSPHYYNTVDEVETFLGHLAEITSPR